Part of the Lotus japonicus ecotype B-129 chromosome 6, LjGifu_v1.2 genome, AAAATATTGTGGTCTCATACTTGTTTACGGGCTTGGCCCATTTATTTCATAAGTATTATTCTGTCCAAATATTGTAGTTtcaaacaaatattttattttgacaaaaaaaaacatgttaccATATGTAGCCATGTAGGTCTCGATTCTTGTTTCATAAGTACTATAACATTGATTTCCAGGCTGTAATGCATCCTGTTATGTTTCTACAAGTATTATAACATTGGTCTCcattcttagttttttttttttttcctaaagtGAAATGCTAATTTCATTAAGAAGCAAAAGCAACATCTACAAACAGGACCAACCAATTGAGGGGGATTATCCCACAACAAACAAGATGGAAAATCACAAGCTATAGAAGCTAAAGTGTGAGCAACTTTATTTGCATGATGGAAGGAGATGGATCGGAAGCTTCCGGCCAATGTTTTACAATCATGAGCCTCGAAGTCGCGAAAGTGGTGATAGAGAGTGATTCCTTGGAGGTGATTCAATTCATCAATGCTCCCCTTGATGTTTCCGATCAGATTATGGACTTAGCGCAATATATATGTCACTTGAAGGAGGACCATGGGTTGATGCAGTTCCAGTATGTGCATTGTGAGACTAATAAGCTTGCTGACTATTTAGCTCTAGTGGCTACTTGGTTTCCCTTTGTTTAGCACTTGATAACCTCTCTATTTGGGGATTGTCACAAAATCAATACTGAAGATCATTTAGGGGCTGCTTCTAATATTCCTGTTTTTGCTCTTAAGTAgcgtttttttattttgttagggCTTAGCCCTTCAAAGTGAATATTGTAAGTTTAATTAGAAAAACAAACATAATTTCACTTCAAAATTTTCATTGTTATCAATGATTTTAACTTTTCATTTGATTGGTAAATAATAATCACTAATTAGTATGATGTAAATGACTATTATATTATCAGGTTGGATATGTTTTTTAGTTTTTGTAATATTGGGGTGAACTGGACTTAGTtctttcaattattattttttagtttcTAGTTTCCAATATTTATGAAATATGTGAAGTTAGTCATTGTGATATATTTTATGGCGGTTTTTAACCGCTTCTAATTTACAAAATCTGCCACATAATGAATAGATGAAACAAACTTCACATATTTCATTAATTTCAGGTTGAACATTATGAGATTTGTTGGATGGACTAAATTCAATATACCTTCAtctatctatatactttagaaaagaggaaggctgTGAGCCCCACCTCCATGACTTGGCACTCCAAGACCCACTCTCCACCACCCCCCTCTTTACATGACAAGTGTCACCTCCTAATTATTTTGGACCTCAATTGTAAAAGCCCAATTACGTATTTCAGTTTTTAGCTCATTAATCAAAGAATGGGGTTTTTCATTTTATGGTCTAATGACTCTTAATTTGTTTCCAAGCTTCTGatgcaaaaacaataaaaacataatAATTTTCACCTGTGCGTTTTAAATCAAATTGAATGCAAATTCTGTAAATGCATTGACCAAAACttaatcaaaataataattaaatggtGTTGATTTGAACTATTCATTAGGCGGTGTAAAAGTGATATATAGTAGTAGAAGTTGAAGGAATATTGAGTAAATCAGTAAATGCATTGACCAATCATATTTATTGTTTTACGACCATTGATTCCAGATGTCGCATCCACGTTATTTGAATTGACGCAAAGCTGGTATTTACCTTAACTAGCTCATCAAAATTAAATTCCATTAAAGGACCATGCTATTATGAATCAAAATAAGTCAATAATGAATCTGACCAAAAtgatttaaaaacaaaattcaaGACTGATTTTGAATTTCTCCGTGCGTTGATTCAGGCCGCAGCAAATATGGTTGTCGACTGtcattattctttttttcttccattttaAGAATGGAGTAACCCTAATTCTCAATTTCCTATATAAATAACCTCATGGTCATTCTTCAAATTCATCTTTTATTCCCACCAAGTATTACCtttgaagatttctttgttcTAATGGCAATCGACGATCTCTCAACCATCGATGCCTCTAAAGAGAACTGGTGTATTGTCGCAAAGGTGAACCGGTTGTGGCTTAGTCCAAGCTTATATggatccaagcttccattttccatggacatgatacttatggatgacaaggtaaatCACTTTTCACATAAACTATCTTTTTTTACGTCCTTTTTGTTTAAATTATAAATCCTTACGTTATCCTTTAATTGTATTTCAGGGTTGTAAAATACATGCTTCCGTTCGGAAGACTCTGATATACCGATTCCAATCTTTACTAAGTGAGGGTCGTGTATATCAGATTTCGTTCTTCGGCGTTGGAGAAAGAGGTCGTGATTTCCGACCGACCTCGCATCCTTTCAAaatcaactttgatattcatacaTCTGTGCGCTTGGTTCCCAACAAGACCATTGACTTGAACCCGTACAATTTTGTACCAATATCTGATATAATGTTCAAGGATCTTGATACGTATTTTCTGATAGGTATGTGAGATTAATTTAGATTTAAATGCAAGACCATTGACTAGAGCCCGTACAATTATTTTAGATTTAAATGTGAGATTTGCTTCCACGTTAGTCTAAAAAAAACCAAGATTTGCTTCATTAAACACCAATTTCgtattatttatattaaatgTGTTTAATCACAGTTTGACCTAGATATATTTTACGTTTAAAAATTGATCTCCTAgatttatcttaaattaaaaaaaaaaaccgaaaaAATAGAAGGAAATAGAGCAACCTGAATTAATCCCACCATTTTTTCTCAAATTCATGTTACCGCTAAACTGACGgaagttttaagttttaaataaGGAATGATTTAAATATCACTTGCAAATCCTTATTTTGGTCAATGACCCGTTTAGATACACGGTTTGGTGTAATttatcattaaaaaataaacaagccTAAATTGGTGTGAATCTTAAgcctctttttttttccttttgtttttcaaaattactgATATGTTATTTGGATTAATGTTTCTATGATTGTACAGATGTGATTGGAATtctcactggtgcaagtgctgaaCAAGAATTCGAAAAAGATGGTGGGAAGCAAAAAAGAATTACGGTTGAACTTGATCAAGATGGGTACACCCAATATCATTCCTTATTCAAAGTTTCTGCGTGTTtaattattaagtttttaaaaatttataatttctcatttgttttGGTAGGGCTCGGATTGAATGCGCCTTTTTTGGAAAGTATGTCGATGAGGTCGTTGGTTACCTTGGATCTGCTGATGCAACCAATGCCGTTGTTGTTGTGAGTTGTGTCAAAGTCAAGCCCTTTAAAGGTATTTTAAGGTTTCATCTGGTGTCAAATCATTAAAGTACATGACAAATTTGTAAATGCAAACATTCATAATTTGGATGCTACAGGTAAGACAAGTCTCCAAAATGTTTACGGAGCTACCAAGGTGATTTTTAATCCTCTCATAGAAGAAGCTGCCCCCTCCGAACTAGGTCAGTTCAGTTctgaagggttttaatttactCCCCTTTTTTCtatttagataaaataaattAGAAGAGAAGTTTAAAACTAACATAACACAATATAAAAATTTAGCTAAAATGGAGCTACCATATAACATGAGTTTATGATTAATATCATTTGAATTTAGTTCTTTACTCCTCAAATTAATTTTGCAGGTACCTTACTCCATGTGAAGCCGCGTGCAGAACATTCAAATATGATATTCATGATAGGTGGCCTCCAGTGTTGAGATTAGGATTTCATCTTCCAAACCAACAAAGTGTTTTATTCAAAGAGAATGACGATTTGGAAGTTGTGAAGGAAAACTCAACTAAAAAGAGCACTCAATTCTTGGCATGGATGGATGCCAACAAGAAGTACTCGGAGGGGAGAAATCTCACATATGCAGAATTTCCTTCCAAGTTTGTGTACAacaaaaaatcaacaatatgGATTCCTAGGAAAAGAGGCATTTCTCTTGGTCGCTTGCAATTTATTGCTCCTGGAATGGGAGAAAATTACTACATGCGTATTTTATTAAATAGGCAAAAAGGTTGTGACAGTTTTAAAAGCATAAGAACTGTAAAGGGTGTTGTTTATCCCACATTCCGCGATGCATGCGAAGCGATGGGATTACTGGAGGATGACCGAGAGTATGTTGATGCAATTTCAATTGCAAGTGAGTTTGGTTCCGGATCTCAACTAAGGAAATTATTTACCAGAATGCTGATGACAAACTTGATTTCTAGGCCACAAGAAGTTTGGAGAAAGTCTTGGACTCTTTTAAGTGATGGAATTTTATATGACAGAAGAAAATCACTCAACATTCCAGGTATTTcatcaaaattatttttaaagtcataattagatatattttttttatccctTAAGAAGCAGTATGCATGTATTTTTTTAACATGTATAATTCTAGAACGTTGGAATAACTTGATTTCCGTATTTGTTTAACATATTATTGGAATAACTTGATTTAACATGTATAGTCGTTCTGTGTTTAATGTCCAAAAGATAAAACTACTACCagattataaaaataattctaAATTGAAATTATCAAAATATGGTGAGTGTGATTAGGAATGTAACTTAAAGTTGTGtaaattcattttctttctcaccatgtaaaaaaaatcaaaattgaagcatttaaattaattttctaatttaaattatttaccttatttcatttaatttcattcagaTCTTCGTATAGAGGATGAAGAATTACAGAACTTATGTCTGattgagattgaaaaaatattgcaaGGCAATGGAAGGTCACTGAAGGAATATCCATGTTTACCATACCCTAAATTTTCagaaattcataattttgaaaatagattcATTGCAGATGAGTTGAATTATAATAGGGATGAAATGGTAAAGGTTCATGATGAATTGGTCGGTTCTCTTACTTCAAAGCAAGAGATTGTTTATAAGAATGTTTTGGATGCTGTTTTGTCTGATAACGGTggattcttttttctatatggttttggaggaaCTGGAAAAACATTTGTCTGGAATACATTATCTGCTGCTTTGCGTTCAAGGGGCCTTATCGTCTTAAATGTCGCATCTAGCGGAATTGCATCGCTATTGTTACTTGGAGGTAGAACTGCTCATTCAAGGTTTTCTATTCCTATTTCAATAAATGAGATTTCAACCTGTAATCTTCGTCACGGTTCCCCAAAAGCTgaattattgaaaaaagcaaGCCTAATTATTTGGGATGAGGCACCTATGTTAAACAAACATTGTTTTGAAGCTTTAGACAGATCTCTTAATGACATTATGAAGACTCAGTTTACCCATGGTTATGACATTCCATTCGGAGGTAAAGTTGTGGTACTAGGAGGcgactttagacaaatacttcCAGTTATTTCCAAAGGAAGTCGTTCAGAAATTGTCGGTTCAgctatcaattcttcatatttgtggaagcattgcaaggtaatgaaGCTGACTATTAATATGAGATTGCAAAATGCTACAtcgacttcttcagcagcagaaataaaagagtttgctgattggttgcttcaagtgggagaTGGTACAGTTAAAACGATTGATGAGGAAGAAACACTTATTgagattcctccagatcttcttaTTGAACAGTGTAAGGAACCGTTGCTTGAATTAGTTAATTTTGCATATCCAAAACTTGCAcataatttgcaaaaaaattcattcttccAAGAAAGAGCGATCcttgcaccaacacttgaatgtgtagaggaaatcaacaactttatgttagGAATGATTCCTGGTGATGAAACAGAATATTTGAGTTGTGATACTCCGTGCAAGTCAGACGAAGATTCGGGGTGTCAATGCAGAATGGTTTACAtctgaattcttaaatgatttcaaatGCTCTGGAATTCCAAACCATGCAATTAAACTGAAAGCtggtgtccctatcatgctcattcgaaacatagaccaagctgcagggttgtgtaatgacactcgaatgatagtcaatgctttgactaaatatataattgttgctactgttttaaatggaaacaatatgggtgaaataacatttattccaaggatgagtttaactccatctaattctgacattccattcaaattccagCGTAGACAATTTCCCGTTGCtctatgttttgcaatgactataaataaaagtcagggacaatctttatctcatgttggactgtatTTGCCAAGGCCTGTCTTTACTCACGGGCAGCTATATGTTGCACTTtctagagttaaatctagaaaagggttgaagatgCTTATCATAGATGACGAAGGAGTTGTATCAAACACTACACGCAAcgtagtgtatcaagaagtctttgataatatttgacatgtttatatttgtattagttACTGATTATCAcactaataattttttcttcctttctaggttctatagcacaaatatgcttgattgacaacaagctCTGTTATGATGTCTTTAACATTAATCATGGATTACAAAGGCTATAGGGTTCATGttgttgtcattgttatgtttatcttatttcaattgtcatgtaatgcattacttaaaaatgtgttttttattactatttaaGTAATGACACTTTGAGGTATCTACAAACCTCATCGAATAAATATTTTTACTGTGGTcaattcatctacatgtttgtgACATATGTTTTATTCCATATCTTTAATAATTACTCAAAAGAGActaaactaagttaaaaacacattactactgatttatctttataataaatttaatcgctgtgcaacgcacgggtaaagaacactagtttTCAATGAAAACATATATAACCCTGGAGGTTAGGAAATTGATATTGCTGTTGTTCCCAAAGTGATCTCTAagaaaccaattttttttaaaaaaaaaaacaactaataATAACTTACATTGTTTAATATGGTTTGTTAAATTAAAGGACTACCATGGACCACTATCTAAATTGCATTGTATTGTAAATTTTGGAACCACCATGGActagttaattaaaaaaatagaattaaagAATTTTTAATTTACTTAAATATCTCTTTCTTCGACATCTCATTCCCAACAACAACTACCATCGCACACGAAGACACCATGTATTACTACCACCTTTTATGGAAACAAAAGATTCATCCCCAAAACCACCACCATCGAAAACCCCTAAAACTAGCACCAACACCTAATCTCAAGATGGTGGCACCTCAACATGCACACATTTCCTTTTCATATATGTTATTTCCCTCAACCACCAACCACCGTATTCTCCCGCCACTACGGGCATGCTTCATATTTGTCAAACATCATCACTCTATCACACCTATATGAGTTCCTCACCCATATGGGTTTCCTCGCATTTGGGTTCTTCCACAACACTAGTGCTAGGTTTGTGTTGGATCTCCACGACGTTGTCAGCAGCAAAGGAGGAAAAATGGGAAGAGGTGGTGGAAACTTCATAGATTTACACATGACTTTGCTTTCAGAGATTCTACTCGATCATGGTCTACCTGTGGATTAGAAGAAAAGTGTTCACCCTAGCATATGTATGTGTTATACAATTGAATATAAAACCTTAATTCATAACAAAACTATCTTCCCtaaattttgttattgttgCACTAATCAATCGTACGTCATTATTATACTAACGTCTCTTAAAATACATCATTATAATACTTAACACCCTCTATCATTCTAAATGATATTGATATAGCAAGAATATGATGAGAATGCATTTTACAAACTAGAAGAAAGGTCGGTGCAACAAATCATAAATCTTATGGGATTAGACATTTTCTTATAATTAATCCATATACTTATTCTGTCAtttcaaatattattttcttgacctataaaataaaaatgaaaataaaaggaaCACTGATTTTATAAACTTTACCACTTACCTACCTGCTTCGGCTGATTTCATTTTACCCCGACAAAGACTGTCACCGCCGGGAACAAAACCCGGCGACCATGACAGGTGAAAttcccttctccttcttcaccttcttctccttcttcactCTCGATTTTGGCATGTATTCACTCTCCACCAATTCAATTTCCAGTCCCCGTCAAAATTTCTCATGTGGGGTTATCTTTTTCTTCCTACCCTCAAAATATTTTCCAGTTTTTCTAGCTAAAAAgggtttctttttcattttattttgttggGTTCTTGCAACATCATTTTTTCTCTCAACTCTGAACtgaaagttgttttttttttcattttaaaaattaaatttttaagttttttttagtaCAGTGTTTGAGCTCTTGGTATTCATTGTTGTCTTGTTTAATGCTCTTGGTACTCATTGTTGGTACTTAGTTGTGTTTTAGTCTGTAGTGTGAAGACCCATTTCTTATAAGGGTTGACTACTGCAATTGTTGATTCTCTTTGCCATGGTTTTATGATCCTTGGTGTGATTTTAGAGCTTCACTAGTAATGTTTGTATTGTGTGTAGCATTGACTTCAAACTTTACTTGAAGAAACACTAGGTTATATTAGCCTTGTTGTATTATGATTAATTATGTCGATAGCGGAGTTAAGATTTAATAAATCTGATGAAGGATCAAAAGGTTAAGATGGTTGTCATCAACCATATCTTATTTTTGGTATAGGTAGGATTGAATGATGAGTAGCGTGGTAGAACGTTTCGAATATTAGAAAATGGAAGTTCCATGCAAATGCATACATTTTTTAATGATAAGCGTTTATATAATCAGTTAAGCAATTTTTTCCTCCGTAAAATGGTACAGTTCATGCCTTTGGTTGTACATTCAGGAATTTTTAGCTTGAAATGCTGTTATATACAACTGAGAGTTGATAGTTGATCAATTCTCTGTATTTTTATAGTTGTGTAATGTCAAATTCGTATGATTAATTTGATGAGCCTCTACTTTCACCTACCAAACAAAACTATATCTCAAGCGATTTTGGGGACATTCCATTTTTCTCTGCCATCATGAGAACAGCTACTGAATTTCAGCTGCTGGCATGACACTACGGTATTTACTGTAATTCTTCTTGACTGAACTGTtcaaaatcctgaggggtagGGTTTTCTTGTTCTGACTTTCATACTGTCTGAATTGATTGATCTCTTTTTATGGATGAGACTGAATTTAAATCCCTATTGCAATGCCCTTTTTTTCCTTGCACAAAATCTATGTCACACTTTTATGTTTGTTCATCTCGGTACCCAACAAGCAGATATCATAGCGTGTTATGTGGATTTTCAGGGATGCACCCAAAAGTATATCAGACTCGTAGCTCTACTGGCAACGAGAGAGTAAAATACATTGTTTGGACTAGTGAAATGGACGATTGCCTCACTGAGGTGCTTGCTGAGCAAGTGAAAAAGGGGAACAAATTGGATAATATGTTGAAGCCTGCAGCATTAGAAGCTGCAGTGGAAGCATTGAATGAAAATTTTGGCATGTATTTGTCAAAAGGACATATAAAGAATCGGCTAAAAACATGGAGGAAGCAGTTTGTGGTTTTGAAGGAGCTCCTTGCTCATAGGGGATTTGCGTGGAATaagacacagaagatggttgttGCAGATGATTCTGTTTGGAATGATTACATCAAGGTAATATTGTTACCTGTGACTGTGAAACTATTTGCACCCCATCAGTTTGCAGTTTTATGTTGGTTGTCTGATATTCTTCTGTTACCTGCAGGCGCACCCGGATGCCAGGGCTTTCCGAGCAAAATCCATCGAAAACTATGATAAATTATGTATTGTCCTTGGAAATGATGACACAGCGGCAAGCTTATCTGATAGTGTTACAGAAATTGATGTGAACTTCTCAGTTGACAAAGTTGATCCAGATCTTGTTATTTTGTCAGAAATACAAACTGATGGAAACCTGCCCAAAAACCTCAGGTGGACAGAGGAGATGGACCGTTGGCTCGGAAAGATTCTTGTAGAACAAGTGAGGAAAGGCCTTAAAATAGATAAGGTTTTTCAGACTGAAGCGTATGACTCAGCTGTTTCAGCCATGAATGCGAAATTTGGGCTTCATCTAACGAAAGGCAACATTAAAAATCGTCTTAAAACTTGGAAGAGACAGTATGAGCTATTGAAGGAAATTCTGTCTCATGATGGATTTAAATGGGATGAAGCAAAGAAAATGATCGCTGCAGATGATCCTACATGGAATGAGTACATCCGggtatttcaaattttaaatttatgcagttcaaaatcatgatttttttaCATTAGTAATCTAAAAATTTATAATTGATCAAATTTAAGTAATGGttttaatagaaataaaaaaatataaaaattaacaaaagaTGATGCGCTTGATGTAATAGAAACCACATGACACATTGAAAATTAGATTAGATTGGGGTAAGTCCTCACATTCAGCCATGAGAACTCAAATTTAATATGTAAAAATTGATTTAGTTCAACAATCAGATATTGTTCATTCTTTTAGTCTGGAAGACCATTTCTTATTTATGCATATGGATTGGATCACATTAATTGAGAATTCAAGTTTGTGTAAACTTTACATTTACTCATTCTTCCTATTATGTCAGACACATCCAGATGCAAGGTCCTTTCGTGCTAGAGTTTTTGAGAACTATGAACAGTTCTGCACTATCTTTGGCCATTTTACTGAGCATTTGCATTTTGATGAGTCTGTGCATTGTGATGAGTCTGCTCCTTGTGATGAGCCAATGGAGGTTGCAAGTGTCTGTCCGGTTAGCTATTATAGTAATGCTAAAGATCCAGGGAAGCAAATTAGGTGGACAAGTGACATGGACAGCTGTCTAAGTGAAATCCTTGTGGAGCAAATTAAACTCGGCAACAGAATTGACAACAAATTAAAACCTTCTGCACTGGAAGCAGCTGTGTTGGCTATTAATGAAAAGTTTCAGCTTTATTTGGTGAAAGAACATGTTAAAAATCGTCTGAAAACGTTGAAGAAACAGTATGATGTTCTGAAAGAACTTTTGGGCAAGAGTGGCTTTGAATGGGATGAGAAGCGAAAAATGGTCATTGCAGATGACTCTGTATGGAATGAATATATCAAGGTACACATAGACCTACTTTTAATTTCTACCTGGCATTTGTTTTAGCATAATGATATTATTGTGGAACTGATGTAAGTAAACCTTTCTGGAGCAGATAAATCCTGATGCTCGGCTTCTTAAGGGACGAATTATCAGAAACTTGAATGAATTGTACATAATTATCGGCCACGGTGATCCACTGGATAGTTCCATGGATGGTGCTCGTGCTATCATGTGTATGACAGCAGATGGTGTTGGGGAAGCTCAAGAGACAAATAACCGTGGAACTTACAATAGAACACCAAAAGGAAAGGATGTGACATGGACAGATGAGATGGATCGTTGCTTGACAGAGCTGCTAGTCAAGCAAGTAATGTTGGGAAACAAGCTCGAGAAAAATTTCAAGACCTCTGCTTATGTAGCTGTTCTAATAGTTCTAAATGAGAGATTTGGCCTGAATTTAACGATAGAAAACGTTGTAAGCCGGTTGAAAACATGGAAGAGACAGTATGGACTTCTGAAGGAAATGCTCTATCAAGGGGGATTTAAATGGGATGAGGAACGTAAGATTGTTGTTGCAACTGACTCAAAATGGAATGAATACATTAAGGTATATTTAGTCTTCCTTCATATTAATTTTAGTTTCAGAAGTAATTCAGGTTTATATTTATTTGCTATTGCAGTACTTTAGCTAGCTCCTGATGGGTGTCAATCTCAGGACATAAACATGATTATTCGGTGATAATCTTTAGCCACTTGATATCTTCTTTACTTGATACAGTTTAGAATTTAATCAAGGACCCATCATTATTGTGATTTGTGAGTACCAAGGCACATCAAAAGATTGTCTTTAGGCATCATGTTCctcttatttttatttgcttGTTAGTTTGCTTGCATTTTTTTGTTGCAGTTTGTGCTAATTGTGTGTATTTTACTGGATTCATCATTGGCCTTTGTTTATTCAGAAACATCCAGCTGCTAGGCATTTGAAAGACAAACGTATCGAGAACTACAATGAATTAGGCATGATTGTTGGCAATGATCTAGGTGGTGGATATTGGTTTGAAGAAGACTGTGAGAGGCTTGATGTAAATCTTCCTCCTAACTCAGAAGAGCATGCAGAAACTCCAGCACTGTTGTTAGCCGATGAAGAGATGAGCCTTGACAATGCAAGTGATGAAGTGCAGGGTTCATCTGAGTCTGAGCAGACAGTGGGGGCTAGGCCTTCATCGTCATCACTTTCAAAGCAGCCATCCAAAAGAAGACGAACCGGTGATGTGATGCTGCAAATGATGAGTGTAATGGCTGAGGATATCAGTCGGATAGCTGATGCATTGACTGAGAGTAACAAGACGTCATGCCTGGAAGAAGTGGTCAAAAAGGTGCAGAATATTCCTGACTTTGATGATGATCTCATCATTGAAGCTTGTGAATATTTATGTTTTGATGAGAAAAGGGCATTGATGTTTCTGAAATTAGATGAGAGATTAAGGAAAAAATGGCTGTTGAGACGACTTCGTGGTTAAGGTAGATCGTTGAATTCTTTCATTAGCATGTTTTTAGTTGTGTACCCCAAGTTTAGGACATGAGAGAAATATTATGGAATGACA contains:
- the LOC130725450 gene encoding uncharacterized protein LOC130725450; the protein is MAIDDLSTIDASKENWCIVAKVNRLWLSPSLYGSKLPFSMDMILMDDKGCKIHASVRKTLIYRFQSLLSEGRVYQISATVLNGNNMGEITFIPRMSLTPSNSDIPFKFQRRQFPVALCFAMTINKSQGQSLSHVGLYLPRPVFTHGQLYVALSRVKSRKGLKMLIIDDEGVVSNTTRNVVYQEVFDNI
- the LOC130723376 gene encoding L10-interacting MYB domain-containing protein-like → MTGMHPKVYQTRSSTGNERVKYIVWTSEMDDCLTEVLAEQVKKGNKLDNMLKPAALEAAVEALNENFGMYLSKGHIKNRLKTWRKQFVVLKELLAHRGFAWNKTQKMVVADDSVWNDYIKAHPDARAFRAKSIENYDKLCIVLGNDDTAASLSDSVTEIDVNFSVDKVDPDLVILSEIQTDGNLPKNLRWTEEMDRWLGKILVEQVRKGLKIDKVFQTEAYDSAVSAMNAKFGLHLTKGNIKNRLKTWKRQYELLKEILSHDGFKWDEAKKMIAADDPTWNEYIRTHPDARSFRARVFENYEQFCTIFGHFTEHLHFDESVHCDESAPCDEPMEVASVCPVSYYSNAKDPGKQIRWTSDMDSCLSEILVEQIKLGNRIDNKLKPSALEAAVLAINEKFQLYLVKEHVKNRLKTLKKQYDVLKELLGKSGFEWDEKRKMVIADDSVWNEYIKINPDARLLKGRIIRNLNELYIIIGHGDPLDSSMDGARAIMCMTADGVGEAQETNNRGTYNRTPKGKDVTWTDEMDRCLTELLVKQVMLGNKLEKNFKTSAYVAVLIVLNERFGLNLTIENVVSRLKTWKRQYGLLKEMLYQGGFKWDEERKIVVATDSKWNEYIKKHPAARHLKDKRIENYNELGMIVGNDLGGGYWFEEDCERLDVNLPPNSEEHAETPALLLADEEMSLDNASDEVQGSSESEQTVGARPSSSSLSKQPSKRRRTGDVMLQMMSVMAEDISRIADALTESNKTSCLEEVVKKVQNIPDFDDDLIIEACEYLCFDEKRALMFLKLDERLRKKWLLRRLRG